A section of the Deinococcus taeanensis genome encodes:
- a CDS encoding addiction module toxin RelE, giving the protein MPRAWNSRDERQYEHVRESELARGESAERAEEIAARTVNRHRREEGRTPNRRTQGTGNPNAALADLTRDELYNRAREAGLKGRSSMSKAELVSALGNPARA; this is encoded by the coding sequence ATGCCCAGAGCGTGGAACAGCAGGGACGAGCGGCAGTATGAGCATGTCAGGGAAAGTGAGCTGGCGCGCGGTGAGTCAGCGGAGCGTGCGGAGGAAATCGCGGCGCGAACGGTGAACAGGCACCGCCGTGAGGAGGGGCGCACGCCGAACCGGCGGACGCAGGGCACGGGGAACCCGAATGCGGCGCTGGCGGACCTGACGCGGGACGAACTGTACAACCGCGCGCGGGAGGCGGGCCTGAAAGGCCGCAGCAGCATGAGCAAAGCCGAGCTGGTCTCGGCGCTGGGTAACCCGGCGCGCGCCTGA
- a CDS encoding YwbE family protein: protein MSADGRLRAGIRPGLTVDIVQKQDQASGQLTRGVVAALLTRSPSHPHGIKVRLTSGQVGRVKAVLSPTGE from the coding sequence ATGAGCGCAGACGGACGACTCCGGGCAGGCATCCGCCCCGGCCTGACGGTGGACATCGTGCAGAAGCAGGATCAGGCCAGCGGCCAACTCACGCGGGGGGTGGTGGCCGCGCTTCTCACCCGCTCGCCGTCCCATCCGCACGGCATCAAGGTGCGCCTCACGTCCGGGCAGGTCGGGCGGGTCAAGGCCGTGCTCTCCCCCACCGGGGAGTAG
- a CDS encoding SMP-30/gluconolactonase/LRE family protein → MTHPAFQAAHPDFLTLFPDGAAPEQLGREHTWTEGPTYVPSRQRVIYSDVRQNHTWAYTDAGQLVEEQRPSGYQNGHCLDAQGRLIACSHGARALLRQEPDGSWTTLADQFEGQRLNSPNDVALHPDGSLWFTDPTYGLDKPEEGGRGEPMELPGRWVFRLTPDGQLSAPIRDRHKPNGLAFASASTLLLADTGDQAGTYRYDITPDGQATLAGLHFRVTPGKTDGLRLDHAGRIWSSAADGVHVLTPDGHELGRILFPETVSNVCFGGADGSTLFVTASTGFWRVPTTVTALTFR, encoded by the coding sequence ATGACGCACCCCGCCTTCCAAGCCGCCCACCCGGACTTCCTGACCCTGTTCCCCGACGGCGCCGCGCCGGAACAGCTGGGCCGCGAACACACCTGGACGGAAGGACCCACCTACGTGCCCTCCCGGCAGCGGGTCATCTACAGTGACGTCCGGCAGAACCACACCTGGGCGTACACCGACGCCGGCCAGCTGGTCGAGGAACAGCGCCCCAGCGGGTACCAGAACGGCCACTGCCTGGACGCCCAGGGCCGCCTGATCGCCTGCTCCCACGGCGCGCGCGCCCTGCTCCGCCAGGAACCGGACGGCAGCTGGACCACCCTCGCTGACCAGTTCGAAGGCCAGCGCCTGAACTCCCCGAACGACGTGGCCCTGCACCCCGACGGCAGCCTCTGGTTCACTGACCCCACCTACGGCCTGGACAAACCCGAAGAGGGTGGCCGCGGCGAGCCCATGGAACTCCCCGGACGCTGGGTTTTCCGCCTGACTCCCGACGGGCAGCTCAGCGCGCCCATCCGCGACCGCCACAAACCCAACGGCCTCGCCTTCGCGAGCGCCAGCACCCTGCTGCTGGCCGACACCGGCGACCAGGCCGGCACGTACCGCTATGACATCACCCCCGACGGGCAGGCCACCCTGGCCGGGCTGCACTTCCGCGTCACCCCCGGCAAAACAGACGGCCTGCGCCTCGACCACGCCGGGCGCATCTGGAGCAGCGCCGCAGACGGCGTGCACGTCCTCACCCCGGACGGCCACGAACTCGGCCGTATTCTCTTCCCGGAAACGGTCAGCAACGTCTGCTTCGGCGGTGCGGACGGCAGTACCCTGTTCGTCACTGCTTCCACCGGCTTCTGGCGCGTCCCCACCACCGTCACCGCTCTGACGTTCCGCTGA
- the purF gene encoding amidophosphoribosyltransferase: MIFDPATDKPQDECGVFGMYSPQAEDLAWFTYLGLFALQHRGQEAAGMCVSDGDKFHVEKDLGLVTQVFDERRLDSVRLANARVSIGHVRYSTTGSNLRFNAQPLTTRTNKGILGLAHNGNFVNAREVRTDMLMQGALFQTTNDSEVMLNLIAREADLDLIEATAAAMKQLKGGFACVLMSRTQLLGFRDPNGVRPLVIGQRDDGAHVIASEPCALYAVGARLLRDVQPGELVWVDRSGLHSLMVAPRQPTPCAFEWIYFARSDSQLDGADAHESRIRMGHQLAREHPVDADIVVPVPDSGIGAAIGYARESGIPFDYGLYKNPYAGRTFIAPTQEARELKVKMKLSPTSAVRGKRVVLVDDSIVRGTTSRQIVNLLREAGALEVHFRVSSPPIKHPCFYGIDTAARKELVASTHSIEEIRDLIGADTLTFISEQGIREAVDSPGLCLACFNGEYPAGTPLLNDVDKHALEV; the protein is encoded by the coding sequence ATGATCTTCGACCCCGCCACTGACAAACCCCAGGACGAATGTGGGGTGTTCGGCATGTACTCCCCGCAGGCCGAGGACCTGGCGTGGTTCACGTACCTGGGGCTGTTCGCCCTGCAGCACCGCGGGCAGGAAGCTGCCGGCATGTGCGTCAGTGACGGCGACAAGTTCCACGTGGAAAAAGACCTGGGTCTGGTCACGCAGGTGTTCGACGAGCGCCGCCTCGACAGTGTCCGCCTGGCCAACGCCCGCGTCAGCATCGGCCACGTGCGCTACAGCACCACCGGCAGCAATCTGCGCTTCAACGCCCAGCCGCTCACCACCCGCACCAACAAGGGCATTCTGGGCCTGGCGCACAACGGCAACTTCGTGAACGCCCGCGAGGTCCGCACCGACATGCTCATGCAGGGCGCCCTGTTCCAGACCACCAACGACAGCGAGGTCATGCTGAACCTCATCGCGCGCGAAGCGGATCTGGATCTCATTGAGGCGACGGCCGCCGCCATGAAGCAGCTCAAGGGCGGTTTCGCGTGCGTGCTGATGAGCCGCACCCAGCTGCTCGGTTTCCGCGACCCGAACGGCGTGCGGCCCCTCGTGATCGGACAGCGCGACGACGGCGCGCACGTCATCGCCTCCGAACCCTGCGCGCTGTACGCCGTCGGCGCCCGCCTGCTGCGCGACGTGCAGCCCGGCGAACTCGTATGGGTCGACCGCAGCGGCCTGCACTCCCTGATGGTCGCTCCCCGGCAGCCCACCCCCTGCGCGTTCGAGTGGATCTACTTCGCCCGCAGCGACAGCCAGCTTGACGGCGCCGACGCCCACGAAAGCCGCATCCGCATGGGCCACCAGCTGGCCCGTGAACACCCCGTCGACGCGGATATCGTCGTGCCCGTCCCTGACAGCGGCATCGGCGCCGCCATCGGGTACGCCCGCGAAAGCGGCATTCCCTTCGACTACGGCCTGTACAAGAACCCCTACGCAGGCCGAACCTTCATCGCCCCCACCCAGGAGGCGCGGGAACTGAAGGTCAAGATGAAGCTCTCCCCCACCAGCGCCGTGCGCGGCAAACGCGTCGTGCTGGTTGACGACAGCATCGTGCGCGGCACCACCAGCCGCCAGATTGTGAACCTGCTGCGCGAGGCGGGCGCGCTCGAAGTCCACTTCCGGGTCAGCAGCCCGCCCATCAAGCACCCCTGCTTCTATGGCATCGACACGGCCGCCCGCAAGGAACTCGTGGCGAGTACGCATAGCATCGAGGAGATCCGCGACCTGATCGGCGCGGACACCCTGACGTTCATCAGCGAACAGGGCATCCGCGAGGCAGTGGACAGCCCCGGCCTGTGCCTCGCGTGCTTCAACGGCGAGTACCCGGCCGGCACGCCCCTCCTGAACGACGTGGATAAACACGCTCTGGAAGTCTGA
- a CDS encoding SDR family oxidoreductase — MGMLEGKVAFITGAASGIGAGTARRFAKEGARVALADVQPEEGEKVLNEITQGGGEALYVQCDVSDAGSVREAIEATVAAFGRLDIVFANAGINGVWAPIEELQPDEWDRTLNINLRGTYLTVHYAVPHLKRAGGGSILITSSVNGNRTFSSPGASAYSSSKAGQVAFAKMIALELGRHNIRCNAVCPGLIHTNIQARTDQRHTDRIGIEVELPEGSPALHGGEGEPVDVADACLFLASDLGQHVSGIELYVDGGASLLR; from the coding sequence ATGGGCATGCTGGAAGGCAAAGTGGCATTTATTACCGGCGCAGCCAGCGGCATCGGGGCGGGCACCGCGCGGCGCTTCGCGAAGGAAGGCGCGCGGGTCGCTCTGGCAGACGTGCAACCCGAGGAAGGCGAAAAGGTCCTCAACGAGATCACGCAGGGCGGCGGGGAGGCCCTGTACGTGCAGTGCGACGTGAGCGACGCCGGGTCCGTCCGCGAGGCCATCGAGGCGACCGTCGCGGCCTTTGGGCGGCTGGACATCGTGTTCGCGAATGCCGGAATCAACGGCGTGTGGGCGCCCATCGAGGAACTGCAGCCCGACGAGTGGGACAGGACGCTGAACATCAACCTGCGCGGCACGTACCTCACGGTTCATTACGCCGTGCCGCACCTGAAACGCGCCGGGGGCGGCAGCATCCTGATTACCAGCAGCGTCAACGGCAACCGCACCTTCTCCAGCCCGGGCGCCAGTGCGTACAGTTCCTCCAAGGCGGGGCAGGTGGCGTTCGCGAAGATGATCGCGCTGGAGCTCGGGCGGCACAACATCCGCTGTAACGCCGTGTGCCCCGGCCTGATTCACACGAACATCCAGGCCCGCACCGACCAGCGCCACACCGACAGGATCGGCATTGAGGTGGAACTGCCCGAAGGGAGCCCCGCGCTGCACGGCGGGGAGGGCGAACCGGTGGACGTGGCGGACGCCTGCCTGTTTCTCGCGTCGGACCTCGGCCAGCACGTGTCGGGCATTGAGCTGTACGTGGACGGCGGGGCGTCACTGCTGCGCTAG
- the odhB gene encoding 2-oxoglutarate dehydrogenase complex dihydrolipoyllysine-residue succinyltransferase encodes MADIKVPVFSESVSEGTLLAWHKKPGDPVKRGEVLAEIETDKVVLEVTALQDGVLVSVAKNEGDTVLSEEVLGVVGEAGSGTAPVADRVSGPVANEATAGGTAAQPDSAPLGNEATRRDDLSPAVRKIVAEQGLDPAQIPATGPKGNITKADAVVAAQGGLTYQGPQDAAQPPMQGAAQPAAQAQPAAVSVPAGERPEQRVPMTRIRQRISERLKEVQNTAAILTTFNEVNMKPAMDLRKKYQDPFVAKHGVKLGFMSLFVRAATEALKAFPVVNASVEGKDIIYHGFYDIGIAVASERGLVVPILRDTDQMSLAGIEKQIGVFSQKAKSGKLTLEDMSGGTFSITNGGTFGSMMSTPIINAPQSAILGMHNIIERPIAQNGQVVIAPMMYIALSYDHRIIDGKEAVQFLVMIKNLLEDPARMLLEL; translated from the coding sequence ATGGCGGACATCAAGGTTCCTGTTTTTTCCGAGTCGGTGAGCGAAGGCACGCTGCTGGCGTGGCACAAGAAACCCGGCGATCCTGTAAAGCGCGGCGAGGTGCTGGCCGAGATCGAAACGGACAAGGTGGTGCTGGAGGTCACGGCGCTGCAGGATGGCGTTCTGGTCAGCGTGGCAAAAAATGAGGGGGACACCGTGCTCAGTGAGGAAGTGCTGGGCGTCGTCGGTGAGGCGGGGAGCGGGACCGCGCCGGTGGCCGACCGGGTGAGCGGCCCGGTGGCGAACGAAGCCACGGCTGGCGGAACTGCCGCGCAGCCCGACAGCGCGCCCCTCGGTAATGAAGCGACCCGCCGCGACGACCTGTCCCCGGCGGTTCGCAAGATCGTGGCCGAGCAGGGCCTGGATCCGGCGCAGATTCCGGCTACCGGCCCGAAAGGGAACATCACGAAGGCGGACGCCGTGGTGGCGGCCCAGGGCGGCCTGACGTACCAGGGTCCGCAGGACGCCGCTCAGCCCCCCATGCAGGGTGCGGCGCAGCCCGCAGCGCAGGCGCAGCCGGCCGCCGTGAGTGTGCCGGCCGGCGAGCGCCCGGAGCAGCGGGTGCCCATGACCCGCATCCGTCAGCGCATCAGTGAGCGCCTGAAGGAGGTGCAGAACACGGCGGCCATCCTGACCACCTTCAACGAGGTGAACATGAAGCCCGCCATGGACCTGCGCAAGAAGTACCAGGATCCGTTTGTGGCGAAGCACGGCGTGAAACTCGGCTTCATGAGCCTGTTCGTGCGTGCCGCGACCGAGGCCCTCAAGGCCTTCCCGGTCGTGAATGCCAGCGTAGAGGGCAAGGACATCATCTACCACGGCTTCTATGACATTGGCATTGCCGTGGCGAGTGAGCGCGGACTGGTCGTGCCGATTCTGCGTGACACCGACCAGATGAGCCTCGCGGGCATCGAGAAGCAGATTGGGGTGTTCTCCCAGAAGGCCAAGAGCGGCAAGCTGACCTTGGAGGACATGAGCGGCGGCACGTTCAGCATCACGAACGGCGGTACGTTCGGCAGCATGATGAGCACCCCGATCATCAACGCGCCGCAGAGCGCGATTCTGGGGATGCACAACATCATCGAGCGGCCCATTGCGCAGAACGGGCAGGTGGTGATCGCCCCGATGATGTACATCGCGCTGTCCTACGACCACCGCATCATTGACGGGAAGGAAGCCGTGCAGTTCCTCGTGATGATCAAGAACCTGCTGGAAGACCCGGCGCGGATGCTGCTGGAACTCTGA
- a CDS encoding 2-oxoglutarate dehydrogenase E1 component, producing MTQSQTIMSGGNAAFIEGLYEAYLADPQSVDPQWRVYFDELRGGARETPHSAVQQAFYQLGTQRRGGTVVPVPHGVSGAQQAAGALITAFRVYGHISAKTNPLKMRGLPVVPELTPEYYGLSAADLSERVQDGPFSGPLQDVIAQLHDTYCGPIGFEFSYLPANERAWFQERVERNRGRGAFSVEERRRFMLKLNAAEGLELYLKNKYPGVKRFGLEGGESFIPLLDRIIQQAGRAGVKEVVLGMAHRGRLNTLVNIFGKPSSVLFDEFDGKKKLSDNPDVAGDVKYHMGYSSDVRTPGGAMHLALAFNPSHLEIVSPVVHGSVRARQDRRGDTDRRSVLPITVHGDAAVSGQGVVMETLNLSRLRGFATGGAVRIVINNQVGFTISDPRDTRSSRYCTDVAKIANAPVLHVNGDDPEAVAFCGDLALAYRQEFGKDVFIDLICFRRNGHNEGDEPRMTQPIMYREIDQHPGTRALYAKTLEAEGVLQPGEGDRLVERFRDQLDAGEAVVEEMENAAQSRLAVDWSEYTGTHWRDEVTTAVPQARLTDLGLKLAEVPEGFKVHRTIERTVIKPRQAMARGEQLLDWGMGEMLAYASLLDEGYGVRLVGQDSGRGTFVHRHAVLHDQNALDPMNEEYMALAHLRDGQGRVEVIDSTLSEEAVMAFEYGYSTSEPKALIAWEAQFGDFANGAQAVIDQFLSAGESKWQRLSGLTLLLPHGYEGAGPEHSSARLERYLQLCAQKNMQVVVPSSAAQIFHLLRRQVLRPYRKPLIVMTPKSLLRNKAAMSPLTDLAEGRFCEVIGDAEVQGARRVVISSGKLHWELVDARAADRDGYAGTALIRLEQLYPFPADALSAELAKHPGAQVVWAQEEPENQGAWLMIWEDLEQALAPGQTLQSSTRPRSASTAAGYASVHAKEQAKVIADALGEKIDPQVVQEQKELAHTAQQDA from the coding sequence ATGACGCAGTCGCAGACGATCATGTCCGGCGGGAACGCGGCCTTTATCGAGGGCCTGTACGAGGCGTACCTGGCGGACCCCCAGAGTGTTGATCCGCAGTGGCGGGTCTACTTCGATGAGTTGCGTGGGGGCGCGCGGGAAACGCCGCACTCCGCCGTGCAGCAGGCGTTCTATCAGCTCGGCACGCAGCGCCGCGGCGGGACCGTGGTGCCGGTGCCGCACGGCGTGAGCGGGGCGCAGCAGGCGGCGGGCGCCCTGATCACGGCGTTCCGGGTGTACGGGCACATCAGTGCCAAGACGAACCCGTTGAAGATGCGGGGGCTGCCGGTCGTCCCTGAACTCACGCCGGAGTACTACGGGCTGTCGGCCGCGGATCTCAGTGAGCGCGTGCAGGACGGACCGTTCAGCGGACCGCTGCAGGACGTGATCGCGCAGCTGCACGACACGTACTGCGGCCCGATCGGGTTCGAGTTCAGCTACCTGCCTGCCAACGAGCGGGCGTGGTTCCAGGAACGTGTGGAACGCAACCGCGGCCGCGGCGCGTTCAGCGTGGAGGAGCGGCGGCGCTTCATGCTGAAGCTGAACGCCGCTGAAGGCCTGGAGCTGTACCTGAAGAACAAGTACCCGGGCGTGAAGCGCTTCGGCCTGGAGGGCGGCGAGTCGTTCATTCCGCTGCTGGACCGCATCATTCAGCAGGCCGGTCGGGCCGGCGTGAAGGAAGTGGTGCTGGGCATGGCGCACCGCGGCCGCCTGAACACCCTGGTGAACATCTTCGGGAAGCCCAGCAGCGTCCTGTTCGACGAGTTCGACGGGAAGAAGAAACTCAGCGACAACCCGGATGTGGCCGGTGACGTGAAGTACCACATGGGGTACTCCAGTGACGTGCGCACCCCGGGCGGCGCGATGCACCTGGCGCTGGCCTTCAACCCGAGTCACCTGGAGATCGTCTCGCCGGTCGTGCACGGCAGCGTGCGCGCCCGCCAGGACCGCCGCGGGGACACGGACCGCCGCAGCGTCCTGCCGATCACGGTGCACGGGGACGCCGCCGTCAGTGGCCAGGGCGTGGTGATGGAGACCCTGAACCTGTCGCGCCTGCGTGGTTTCGCGACGGGCGGCGCGGTGCGGATCGTCATCAACAACCAGGTGGGCTTCACGATCAGTGACCCGCGCGACACGCGCTCCAGCCGGTACTGCACGGACGTGGCGAAGATCGCCAACGCGCCGGTGCTGCACGTGAACGGTGACGATCCTGAAGCGGTGGCGTTCTGCGGGGATCTGGCGCTGGCGTACCGGCAGGAGTTCGGCAAGGACGTGTTCATTGACCTGATCTGCTTCCGCCGCAACGGGCACAACGAGGGTGACGAGCCGCGCATGACGCAGCCGATCATGTACCGCGAAATTGACCAGCACCCCGGCACGCGGGCACTGTACGCGAAGACCCTCGAGGCCGAGGGCGTGCTGCAGCCCGGAGAGGGAGACCGGCTCGTCGAGCGGTTCCGGGATCAGCTGGACGCGGGCGAGGCCGTCGTGGAGGAGATGGAGAACGCCGCGCAGAGCCGCCTGGCGGTCGACTGGAGCGAGTACACCGGCACGCACTGGCGCGACGAGGTGACCACCGCGGTGCCGCAGGCCAGACTGACGGACCTGGGGCTGAAACTCGCGGAGGTGCCGGAGGGCTTCAAGGTGCACCGCACCATCGAGCGCACGGTCATCAAGCCGCGTCAGGCGATGGCGCGCGGGGAGCAGCTGCTGGACTGGGGCATGGGGGAAATGCTGGCCTACGCCTCGCTGCTTGACGAGGGGTACGGTGTGCGGCTGGTGGGTCAGGACTCCGGGCGCGGCACGTTCGTGCACCGTCACGCGGTGCTGCACGACCAGAACGCCCTGGACCCCATGAACGAGGAGTACATGGCGCTGGCGCACCTGCGTGACGGGCAGGGCCGCGTGGAGGTCATTGACTCCACCCTGTCCGAGGAGGCCGTGATGGCCTTCGAGTACGGGTACTCCACGAGTGAACCCAAGGCCCTGATCGCCTGGGAAGCGCAGTTCGGGGACTTTGCGAACGGCGCGCAGGCTGTGATCGACCAGTTCCTGAGTGCCGGCGAGAGCAAATGGCAGCGCCTGAGCGGCCTGACGCTGCTGCTCCCGCACGGGTACGAAGGCGCAGGCCCGGAGCACTCCAGTGCCCGGCTGGAACGCTACCTGCAGCTGTGCGCGCAGAAGAACATGCAGGTTGTGGTGCCCAGCAGCGCCGCGCAGATCTTCCACCTGCTGCGCCGTCAGGTGCTGCGCCCCTACCGCAAGCCCCTGATTGTCATGACGCCCAAGAGCCTGCTGCGCAACAAGGCCGCCATGAGCCCCCTGACGGACCTCGCCGAGGGCCGCTTCTGTGAGGTGATCGGGGACGCCGAGGTGCAGGGCGCGCGGCGCGTGGTGATCAGCAGCGGCAAGCTGCACTGGGAACTCGTGGACGCCCGCGCCGCGGACCGCGACGGGTACGCCGGCACCGCCCTGATCCGCCTGGAGCAGCTGTACCCTTTCCCCGCCGACGCCCTGAGCGCAGAACTCGCGAAGCATCCGGGCGCCCAGGTCGTCTGGGCGCAGGAGGAGCCGGAGAACCAGGGCGCGTGGCTGATGATCTGGGAGGACCTGGAGCAGGCTCTGGCCCCCGGGCAGACGCTGCAGAGCTCCACCCGTCCGCGCAGCGCCAGCACCGCTGCCGGGTACGCCAGCGTGCACGCCAAGGAGCAGGCGAAGGTCATCGCCGACGCCCTGGGCGAGAAGATCGACCCGCAGGTCGTGCAGGAGCAGAAGGAACTGGCACACACCGCGCAACAGGACGCCTGA
- the purL gene encoding phosphoribosylformylglycinamidine synthase subunit PurL: MTQAASLRDRAGTFGLSTEEFDLLVERIGREPNALEAAIVGAMWSEHCGYKNSRPLFRHFPTTGPQVLQGPGENAGVVDIGDGWGVAFKMESHNHPSAVEPVQGAATGVGGILRDIFAMGARPFAVLDSLRFGNPDSPRTRFLLNGVVEGIAHYGNAIGVPTVGGEVTFHPSYQENPLVNVMALGLLRHEDLAKGTMGEVGNTIVYVGSKTGRDGLGGAVFASADLSNASQADRPAVQVGDPFMEKLLLEATLEAIQAGVVAGVQDMGAAGLVSSTCEMAYRANLGITMDLDLVPTREDGMVPMELCLSESQERMILVPVPGREQELLDLLAKWELDVVTIGQVEAHHNYRLTWRGEVVCDLPVDLLNEAPKYTREGVESDEIRAKRERDLSDVPVPGDLGAVLSELLAHPTIASKRPIYQRFDHQVMTNTVVVPGAADAAVMRVKGSAMGVAATSDCNPRFVYLDPYTGAAAAVAEAARNLACVGATPLAITDNLNFGNPHRPEVYYQLERAVHGIADACRALNTPVTGGNVSLYNQYVEGGERVAIHPTPTIGMVGVLPDVTRRATLNLKGDGQTLYLIGEHAGTIGASQYLETVHGLEAGQVPPLDLAREQAVIDAALHLIRAGLTDTAHDCAEGGLAVTLAEMAIAGQVGLNVTLDAPDGARPDAVLYGEAHARIVIATADPQDTEAALTGRGVPFSRLGVSGGDSVTIALPTQHVHLSVNLQTLTHAHTTPLAEILG; encoded by the coding sequence ATGACGCAAGCCGCTTCCCTGCGCGACCGCGCCGGCACGTTTGGCCTTTCGACCGAAGAATTCGACCTGCTCGTGGAACGCATTGGTCGCGAGCCGAACGCGCTGGAGGCCGCCATCGTGGGCGCCATGTGGAGCGAGCACTGCGGGTACAAGAACTCCCGTCCGCTGTTCCGGCACTTTCCCACCACCGGCCCGCAGGTGTTGCAGGGCCCCGGCGAGAACGCCGGCGTGGTGGACATCGGGGACGGGTGGGGCGTGGCGTTCAAGATGGAAAGCCACAACCACCCCAGCGCCGTCGAGCCGGTGCAGGGCGCGGCGACCGGCGTGGGCGGCATCCTGCGTGACATCTTCGCGATGGGCGCCCGGCCGTTCGCCGTGCTGGATTCCCTGCGTTTCGGGAATCCCGACAGCCCCCGCACCCGTTTCCTGCTGAACGGCGTGGTGGAGGGCATCGCGCACTACGGCAACGCGATTGGCGTGCCCACCGTGGGCGGCGAGGTGACGTTCCACCCCAGTTACCAGGAGAACCCGCTGGTGAACGTGATGGCGCTGGGCCTGCTGCGCCACGAGGACCTCGCCAAAGGCACGATGGGTGAGGTCGGGAACACCATCGTGTACGTCGGGTCCAAGACCGGCCGTGACGGGCTGGGCGGCGCAGTGTTTGCCTCCGCGGACCTCAGCAACGCCTCGCAGGCGGACCGGCCGGCCGTGCAGGTGGGCGACCCGTTCATGGAGAAGCTGCTGCTGGAAGCGACCCTGGAAGCCATTCAGGCGGGCGTCGTGGCGGGCGTGCAGGACATGGGCGCCGCCGGGCTGGTGAGCAGCACCTGCGAGATGGCGTACCGCGCGAACCTGGGCATCACCATGGACCTGGACCTGGTGCCCACCCGCGAGGACGGCATGGTGCCCATGGAGCTGTGCCTGAGTGAGTCGCAGGAACGCATGATCCTCGTGCCTGTGCCCGGCCGGGAGCAGGAGCTGCTGGACCTGCTCGCCAAGTGGGAACTGGACGTCGTGACCATCGGGCAGGTTGAAGCCCACCACAATTACCGCCTCACGTGGCGCGGCGAGGTGGTGTGTGACCTCCCGGTGGACCTGCTCAACGAGGCGCCCAAGTACACCCGTGAGGGCGTCGAGTCCGACGAGATCCGGGCCAAACGCGAACGGGACCTGAGTGATGTGCCCGTTCCCGGCGACCTGGGCGCCGTCCTGAGCGAGCTGCTGGCCCACCCGACGATTGCCAGCAAGCGGCCCATCTACCAGCGTTTCGATCATCAGGTCATGACGAACACCGTCGTGGTGCCCGGCGCCGCCGACGCCGCCGTGATGCGCGTGAAGGGCAGCGCCATGGGCGTGGCCGCCACCAGCGACTGCAACCCCCGCTTCGTGTACCTCGACCCGTACACCGGCGCGGCCGCCGCCGTGGCCGAAGCCGCCCGGAACCTCGCGTGCGTGGGCGCCACGCCGCTGGCCATCACGGACAACCTGAACTTCGGCAACCCCCACCGCCCCGAGGTGTACTACCAGCTGGAACGCGCCGTGCACGGCATCGCCGACGCCTGCCGCGCCCTGAACACCCCCGTGACCGGCGGAAACGTCAGCCTGTACAACCAGTACGTGGAGGGCGGCGAGCGCGTCGCCATTCACCCCACGCCCACCATCGGCATGGTCGGCGTGCTGCCCGACGTCACCAGGCGCGCCACCCTGAACCTCAAGGGCGACGGGCAGACCCTGTACCTCATCGGTGAGCATGCCGGCACCATCGGCGCGAGCCAGTACCTGGAAACCGTGCACGGCCTTGAAGCCGGGCAGGTGCCCCCGCTGGACCTGGCCCGCGAGCAGGCTGTGATCGACGCGGCCCTGCACCTCATTCGCGCCGGCCTGACAGACACCGCGCACGACTGCGCCGAAGGGGGCCTGGCCGTCACGCTGGCCGAAATGGCGATCGCCGGGCAGGTCGGTCTGAACGTCACCCTCGACGCGCCCGACGGCGCCCGTCCGGACGCCGTGCTGTACGGCGAAGCCCACGCCCGCATCGTGATCGCCACGGCCGACCCGCAGGACACCGAGGCGGCCCTCACCGGGCGCGGCGTGCCCTTCAGCCGCCTGGGTGTCAGCGGTGGCGATAGCGTTACGATTGCCCTGCCCACCCAGCACGTACACTTGAGCGTGAACCTCCAGACCCTCACCCACGCCCACACCACCCCCCTTGCGGAGATCCTGGGATGA